From the Lathyrus oleraceus cultivar Zhongwan6 chromosome 4, CAAS_Psat_ZW6_1.0, whole genome shotgun sequence genome, one window contains:
- the LOC127135995 gene encoding uncharacterized protein LOC127135995: protein MSQQSNSSPSKNMPCSPSAEPSNPNREDPVADSANTPHARRPKETVSGFSLAIALEERTKEGSRYVHNAIVTMVTGILSGNHKVLGVSIPLNTIEPDSVAYQENTESLRKNISDDVEQTDAHKESNVDKPLDNVAGEEVHVTYDVSDNPNCEAEIVDLEEFSDNELLSSVLPSIAKRVRTRREKKIVAQRSPRKRIDVPTSSKTKVAAESSLKRKGHGPNKSRRKVVPKKKKTKFVVVESDSDVPCNVSDTLWKYVYQKRLALERELAQNVLDCKDIMDLFQEAGLMKTVTQFSKCYEMLVKEFIVNLSEECADGKSKEFRKVYVRGKCVNFSPSVINNYLGRHDEAQPELEVKKWPLKGKLVASKLSVKYAMLHKIGVANWVPTNHKSTVVVMLGKFIYAVGTKAKFDYGSYIFDQTLKHAGSFSVKGPIAFPSLICGIVLNQFPNILTENDSVKKRDSPMSFNHKLFLGTHVPDIVMTSGETSRVSSQPGKAVVIAMLKETCRELEARKLNLEKLISSLEMTEGDVLADGGEFGEAAAVAEEAERQGEEGEADASPDDGTDDDADSESDD, encoded by the exons ATGTCTCAACAATCCAACTCTTCTCCTTCCAAGAACATGCCTTGTTCTCCTAGCGCTGAACCAAGCAACCCTAACAGAGAAGATCCTGTTGCTGACTCTGCGAATACCCcacatgcaagaagacctaaagaaactgTGTCAGGCTTCTCCTTAGCCATCGCTCTTGAGGAACGAACCAAAGAAGGTTCCAGGTATGTTCACAATGCCATTGTCACTATGGTGACTGGAATACTGTCTGGAAATCATAAGGTCCTTGGGGTTTCCATTCCCTTAAACACTATTGAACCTGATAGTGTCGCTTATCAAGAAAATACTGAGTCTTTAAGAAAGAATATCTCTGATGATGTTGAGCAAACTGATGCTCATAAGGAGTCAAATGTTGACAAACCCTTAGATAATGTGGCTGGTGAGGAAGTTCATGTCACTTatgatgtcagtgacaaccctaactGTGAGGCTGAAATAGTAGACCTGGAGGAATTTTCTGATAATGAACTGTTGTCCTCAGTCctccctagcatagccaaaagggttaggactaggagagaaaagAAAATTGTGGCTCAAAGGTCCCCCAGAAAGAGGATTGATGTTCCAACCTCTTCCAAGACAAAGGTGGCAGCCGAGAGTTCCCTCAAGAGGAAAGGTCATGGTCCAAACAAATCTAGGAGAAAAGTGGTGCCCAAGAAAAAGAAGACCaagtttgttgttgttgagtcTGACTCAGATGTTCCGTGTAATGTCTCTGACACtct GTGGAAATATGTTTATCAGAAGAGGCTGGCTTTGGAAAGGGAATTAGCTCAGAATGTCCTAGACTGTAAGGATATTATGGATCTTTTTCAAGAGGCTGGTTTAATGAAGACTGTGACTCAGTTTTCAAAGTGCTATGAGATGTTGGTGAAGGAATTTATTGTTAATTTGTCTGAAGAATGTGCTGATGGCAAGTCTAAGGAATTCAGGAAAGTGTATGTGAGAGGCAAGTGTGTAAATTTCTCTCCTTCGGTGATCAACAATTATTTGGGAAGGCATGATGAagctcaacctgagcttgag GTAAAGAAGTGGCCTCTCAAAGGAAAATTGGTGGCAAGTAAACTGAGTGTCAAGTATGCAATGTTGCACAAGATTGGAGTTGCTAACTGGGTGCCCACCAATCATAAATCTACAGTTGTTGTAATGCTTGGAAAGTTTATAtatgctgttggaaccaaagccAAATTTGACTATGGCTCATATATTTTTGATCAAACTTTGAAGCATGCAGgaagcttcagtgtgaagggtcctatagcctttccttctcTCATCTGTGGTATTGTTTTGAATCAGTTTCCAAACATCTTAACTGAGAATGATTCTGTGAAGAAAAGAGACAGCCCTATGTCTTTCAATCATAAGTTGTTCCTAGGTACccatgtccctgacattgtcatgacatcaggtGAGACATCACGTGTAAGCAGTCAGCCAGGTAAAGCTGTTGTCATTGCAATGCTCAAAGAAACCTGCAGGGAATTAGAGGCTAGGAAGCTGAACTTGGAAAAATTGATTAGCTCTTTGGAGATGACTGAAGGTGATGTGCTAGCTGATGGTGGAGAATTTGGTGAAGCGGCTGCTGTTGCAGAAGAAGCTGAAAGACAAGGTGAAGAGGGAGAAGCAGATGCCAGTCCTGATGATGGCACAGATGATGATGCTGACTCTGAGTCAGATGACTAG